One genomic segment of Tursiops truncatus isolate mTurTru1 chromosome 4, mTurTru1.mat.Y, whole genome shotgun sequence includes these proteins:
- the USP16 gene encoding ubiquitin carboxyl-terminal hydrolase 16 isoform X2 yields MGKKRTKGKTVPIDDSSESLEPMCRHIRKGLEQGNLKKALVNVEWNICQDCKTDNKVKDKSEEETEENSSVWLCLKCGHQGCGRNSQEQHALKHYMTPRSEPHCLVLSLDNWSVWCYLCDDEVQYCNSNRLGQVVDYVRKQAGITAPKSAKDSGNIELENKKLEKESKNEQEREKKENVAKENPSMNSTSQITVKGLSNLGNTCFFNAVMQNLSQTPVLRELLKEVKMSGTIVKIEPPDLALTEPLEINLEPPGPLTLAMSQFLNEMQETKKGIVTPRELFSQVCKKAVRFKGYQQQDSQELLRYLLDGMRAEEHQRVSKGILKAFGNSTEKLDEELKNKVKDYEKKKSVPSFVDRVFGGELTSTIMCDECRTVSLVHESFLDLSLPVLDDQSGKKSINDKNLKKTMDDEDKESEEEKDNDSYIKERNDILSGTSKHLQKKAKKQAKKQAKNQRRQQKIQGKVLHLNDVYAIDHPEGNECEVEMSLQREVDIKSNHISQEEVIHKEYCVNQKDLNGHEKMIESVTDNQKSTEEVDMKNVNMDNDLKVLASPAECTRNLNGAYMKEGSNGEVDISSGFKNLNLNAALQPDEINLEILNDDHTPGTKVYEVVNEDPETAFCTLANREAFSTDECSIQHCLYQFTRNEKLRDANKLLCEVCTRRQYSGPKANIKGEKKHVYTNAKKQMLISLAPPVLTLHLKRFQQAGFNLRKVNRHIKFPEILDLAPFCTLKCKNVAEENKRVLYSLYGVVEHSGTMRSGHYTAYAKARSANSHLSNLVLHGDILQDFEMDSTKGQWFHISDTHVQAVPTTKVLNSQAYLLFYERIL; encoded by the exons GGCTGCGGCAGAAATTCTCAGGAGCAGCATGCCTTGAAGCACTATATGACTCCGAGATCTGAACCTCATTGTCTGGTTCTTAGTTTGGACAACTGGAGTGTATG GTGTTACCTATGTGATGATGAGGTCCAGTATTGTAATTCAAACCGATTGGGTCAGGTGGTTGATTATGTTAGAAAACAAGCCGGTATTACAGCTCCAAAATCAG caaaaGATAGTGGTAATAttgaacttgaaaataaaaaactagaaaaggagagtaaaaatgaacaagagagagaaaaaaaggaaaacgtgGCTAAAGAAAATCCTTCCATGAATTCTACTTCCCAAATAACTGTGAAAGGACTCAGTAATTTGGGAAATACATGTTTCTTCAATGCAGTTATGCAG AATTTGTCACAAACACCCGTGCTTAGAGAACtactaaaagaagtaaaaatgtctgGAACAATTGTAAAAATTGAACCACCTGATTTGGCATTAACA GAACCCTTAGAAATAAACCTTGAGCCTCCAGGCCCTCTTACTTTAGCCATGAGCCAGTTTCTTAATGAGATGCAAGAGACCAAAAAGGGAATCGTGACACCTAGAGAACTCTTTTCTCAGGTCTGTAAAAA aGCAGTGCGATTTAAAGGCTATCAGCAGCAAGACAGCCAGGAGCTGCTTCGCTATTTATTGGATGGAATGAGAGCAGAAGAACATCAA agAGTGAGTAAAGGAATTCTTAAAGCATTTGGTAATTCTACTGAAAAATTGGATGAAgagctaaaaaataaagttaaag attatgaaaagaaaaaatcagtacCAAGTTTCGTGGACCGAGTATTTGGTGGTGAACTAACTAGTACAATCATGTGTGATGAATGCAGAACT GTCTCCTTGGTTCATGAATCGTTCCTTGATTTGTCTCTACCGGTTTTAGACGATCAG AGTGGTAAGAAAAgtataaatgataaaaatctgaaaaagaccATGGATGATGAAGATaaagaaagtgaggaagaaaaagataatgaCAGTTACATAAAGGAGAGAAATGATATTCTTTCAGGAACAAGTAAGCACTtacagaaaaaagcaaagaagcaagCCAAAAAGCAAGCCAAG AACCAACGAAGGCAACAAAAAATTCAAGGAAAGGTTCTTCATTTAAATGATGTCTATGCCATTGACCATCCTGAAGGTAATGAATGTGAAGTTGAAATGTCACTTCAGCGAGAAGTGGATATTAAATCCAACCATATTTCACAAGAGGAAGTTATACATAAAGAATATTGTGTTAATCAGAAAGATTTGAATGGCCATGAAAAAATGATAGAAAGTGTAACTGACAATCAAAAATCCACAGAGGAAGTAGATATGAAAAATGTCAACATGGATAATGATCTGAAGGTTTTGGCATCTCCTGCTGAATGTACTAGGAATTTAAATGGTGCCTACATGAAGGAAGGGAGCAATGGAGAAGTGGACATTTCCAGTGGATTTAAGAACCTTAACTTGAATGCTGCTCTTCAACCTGACGAAATAAATTTAGAGATTCTGAATGACGATCATACTCCCGGGACGAAAGTATATGAGGTTGTAAACGAAGATCCAGAAACTGCTTTCTGTACTCTTGCAAACAGGGAAGCTTTCAGTACTGATGAATGTTCAATCCAACATTGTTTATATCAGTTCACCCGAAATGAGAAACTTCGAGATGCTAATAAACTGCTTTGTGAAGTGTGCACACGGAGACAATATAGTGGACCAAAGGCAAATATAAAAG GTGAGAAGAAACACGTTTACACCAATGCTAAGAAGCAGATGCTAATTTCCCTTGCTCCTCCTGTTCTCACTCTTCACTTAAAGAGATTTCAGCAG GCTGGTTTTAACCTACGCAAAGTTAACAGACatataaaatttccagaaatCTTAGATTTGGCTCCTTTTTGTACCCTTAAATGTAAG aatgttgctgaagaaaataaaagggtaCTATATTCCTTATATGGAGTCGTTGAACACAGTGGTACCATGAGGTCGGGGCATTACACTGCCTATGCCAAGGCAAGATCTGCAAACAGTCATCTCTCTAATCTTGTTCTCCACGGTGATATTCTACAGG ATTTTGAAATGGACTCAACCAAAGGACAGTGGTTTCACATCAGCGACACACATGTGCAAGCTGTGCCTACAACTAAAGTACTAAATTCACAGGCTTACCTCCTATTTTATGAGAGAATACTGTAA
- the USP16 gene encoding ubiquitin carboxyl-terminal hydrolase 16 isoform X7, whose translation MTPRSEPHCLVLSLDNWSVWCYLCDDEVQYCNSNRLGQVVDYVRKQAGITAPKSAAKDSGNIELENKKLEKESKNEQEREKKENVAKENPSMNSTSQITVKGLSNLGNTCFFNAVMQNLSQTPVLRELLKEVKMSGTIVKIEPPDLALTEPLEINLEPPGPLTLAMSQFLNEMQETKKGIVTPRELFSQVCKKAVRFKGYQQQDSQELLRYLLDGMRAEEHQRVSKGILKAFGNSTEKLDEELKNKVKDYEKKKSVPSFVDRVFGGELTSTIMCDECRTVSLVHESFLDLSLPVLDDQSGKKSINDKNLKKTMDDEDKESEEEKDNDSYIKERNDILSGTSKHLQKKAKKQAKKQAKNQRRQQKIQGKVLHLNDVYAIDHPEGNECEVEMSLQREVDIKSNHISQEEVIHKEYCVNQKDLNGHEKMIESVTDNQKSTEEVDMKNVNMDNDLKVLASPAECTRNLNGAYMKEGSNGEVDISSGFKNLNLNAALQPDEINLEILNDDHTPGTKVYEVVNEDPETAFCTLANREAFSTDECSIQHCLYQFTRNEKLRDANKLLCEVCTRRQYSGPKANIKGEKKHVYTNAKKQMLISLAPPVLTLHLKRFQQAGFNLRKVNRHIKFPEILDLAPFCTLKCKNVAEENKRVLYSLYGVVEHSGTMRSGHYTAYAKARSANSHLSNLVLHGDILQDFEMDSTKGQWFHISDTHVQAVPTTKVLNSQAYLLFYERIL comes from the exons ATGACTCCGAGATCTGAACCTCATTGTCTGGTTCTTAGTTTGGACAACTGGAGTGTATG GTGTTACCTATGTGATGATGAGGTCCAGTATTGTAATTCAAACCGATTGGGTCAGGTGGTTGATTATGTTAGAAAACAAGCCGGTATTACAGCTCCAAAATCAG cagcaaaaGATAGTGGTAATAttgaacttgaaaataaaaaactagaaaaggagagtaaaaatgaacaagagagagaaaaaaaggaaaacgtgGCTAAAGAAAATCCTTCCATGAATTCTACTTCCCAAATAACTGTGAAAGGACTCAGTAATTTGGGAAATACATGTTTCTTCAATGCAGTTATGCAG AATTTGTCACAAACACCCGTGCTTAGAGAACtactaaaagaagtaaaaatgtctgGAACAATTGTAAAAATTGAACCACCTGATTTGGCATTAACA GAACCCTTAGAAATAAACCTTGAGCCTCCAGGCCCTCTTACTTTAGCCATGAGCCAGTTTCTTAATGAGATGCAAGAGACCAAAAAGGGAATCGTGACACCTAGAGAACTCTTTTCTCAGGTCTGTAAAAA aGCAGTGCGATTTAAAGGCTATCAGCAGCAAGACAGCCAGGAGCTGCTTCGCTATTTATTGGATGGAATGAGAGCAGAAGAACATCAA agAGTGAGTAAAGGAATTCTTAAAGCATTTGGTAATTCTACTGAAAAATTGGATGAAgagctaaaaaataaagttaaag attatgaaaagaaaaaatcagtacCAAGTTTCGTGGACCGAGTATTTGGTGGTGAACTAACTAGTACAATCATGTGTGATGAATGCAGAACT GTCTCCTTGGTTCATGAATCGTTCCTTGATTTGTCTCTACCGGTTTTAGACGATCAG AGTGGTAAGAAAAgtataaatgataaaaatctgaaaaagaccATGGATGATGAAGATaaagaaagtgaggaagaaaaagataatgaCAGTTACATAAAGGAGAGAAATGATATTCTTTCAGGAACAAGTAAGCACTtacagaaaaaagcaaagaagcaagCCAAAAAGCAAGCCAAG AACCAACGAAGGCAACAAAAAATTCAAGGAAAGGTTCTTCATTTAAATGATGTCTATGCCATTGACCATCCTGAAGGTAATGAATGTGAAGTTGAAATGTCACTTCAGCGAGAAGTGGATATTAAATCCAACCATATTTCACAAGAGGAAGTTATACATAAAGAATATTGTGTTAATCAGAAAGATTTGAATGGCCATGAAAAAATGATAGAAAGTGTAACTGACAATCAAAAATCCACAGAGGAAGTAGATATGAAAAATGTCAACATGGATAATGATCTGAAGGTTTTGGCATCTCCTGCTGAATGTACTAGGAATTTAAATGGTGCCTACATGAAGGAAGGGAGCAATGGAGAAGTGGACATTTCCAGTGGATTTAAGAACCTTAACTTGAATGCTGCTCTTCAACCTGACGAAATAAATTTAGAGATTCTGAATGACGATCATACTCCCGGGACGAAAGTATATGAGGTTGTAAACGAAGATCCAGAAACTGCTTTCTGTACTCTTGCAAACAGGGAAGCTTTCAGTACTGATGAATGTTCAATCCAACATTGTTTATATCAGTTCACCCGAAATGAGAAACTTCGAGATGCTAATAAACTGCTTTGTGAAGTGTGCACACGGAGACAATATAGTGGACCAAAGGCAAATATAAAAG GTGAGAAGAAACACGTTTACACCAATGCTAAGAAGCAGATGCTAATTTCCCTTGCTCCTCCTGTTCTCACTCTTCACTTAAAGAGATTTCAGCAG GCTGGTTTTAACCTACGCAAAGTTAACAGACatataaaatttccagaaatCTTAGATTTGGCTCCTTTTTGTACCCTTAAATGTAAG aatgttgctgaagaaaataaaagggtaCTATATTCCTTATATGGAGTCGTTGAACACAGTGGTACCATGAGGTCGGGGCATTACACTGCCTATGCCAAGGCAAGATCTGCAAACAGTCATCTCTCTAATCTTGTTCTCCACGGTGATATTCTACAGG ATTTTGAAATGGACTCAACCAAAGGACAGTGGTTTCACATCAGCGACACACATGTGCAAGCTGTGCCTACAACTAAAGTACTAAATTCACAGGCTTACCTCCTATTTTATGAGAGAATACTGTAA